One Paracidovorax avenae ATCC 19860 genomic region harbors:
- a CDS encoding Fic family protein has product MHLLSPLESLDASRFDTPAILKKLASASRCLAELKGVAAAIPNQGILINTLGLQEAKDSSEIENIVTTHDELFKDDADPAAFANPAAKEVLRYRQALRVGFEQVRTTGLLTANQIINIQAELERNNAGFRKLPGTALKDGAGRTVYTPPQDPAEIVELMRQLERFMNDPALSEADPLIKMALIHHQFESIHPFYDGNGRTGRIVNVLYLVKEGLLDIPVLYLSQHIVRTKADYYRLLQTVRDEDRWEDWVLYMLEAVEATAQRTIHTVLAIKSALMDYKHRIRAQHRFYSQDLINNLFTHPYTKIEFVQRDLDVSRLTATKYLDLLAETGFVQKQKIGRSNYYINLALNRILQGQYEGGT; this is encoded by the coding sequence ATGCACCTCCTTTCGCCGCTCGAATCGCTCGACGCCAGCCGCTTCGACACCCCCGCCATCCTCAAGAAACTGGCTAGCGCCAGCCGCTGTCTGGCTGAACTCAAGGGCGTGGCGGCAGCCATTCCAAACCAGGGCATCCTGATCAACACCCTGGGCCTGCAGGAGGCGAAGGACAGCTCCGAGATCGAGAACATTGTCACCACCCACGACGAGCTGTTCAAGGACGATGCCGACCCCGCGGCCTTCGCCAACCCCGCGGCCAAAGAAGTTCTGCGCTACCGCCAGGCCTTGCGCGTCGGATTCGAGCAGGTGCGGACCACGGGGCTGCTGACCGCCAACCAGATCATCAACATCCAGGCCGAGTTGGAGCGCAACAACGCAGGCTTTCGGAAGCTGCCCGGTACGGCGCTCAAGGATGGCGCAGGGCGCACGGTGTACACCCCACCCCAAGACCCGGCAGAGATTGTCGAGCTGATGCGCCAGCTGGAGCGATTCATGAATGACCCGGCGCTGTCCGAGGCAGATCCGCTCATCAAGATGGCGCTGATCCACCACCAGTTCGAGAGCATCCACCCCTTCTACGATGGCAATGGCCGCACGGGGCGCATCGTGAATGTGCTGTACCTCGTCAAGGAGGGGCTGCTGGACATTCCCGTGCTCTATTTGAGCCAGCACATCGTGCGGACCAAGGCGGATTACTACCGGCTGCTGCAGACCGTGCGCGATGAAGACCGCTGGGAAGATTGGGTGCTCTACATGCTGGAGGCGGTGGAGGCCACCGCGCAGCGAACCATCCATACCGTGCTGGCCATCAAGTCGGCGCTGATGGACTACAAGCATCGCATCCGCGCGCAGCACAGGTTCTACAGCCAGGACTTGATCAACAACCTGTTCACGCACCCCTACACGAAGATCGAGTTCGTGCAGCGGGATCTGGATGTGTCGCGCCTCACGGCCACCAAGTACCTCGACCTGCTGGCGGAGACGGGCTTTGTCCAGAAGCAGAAGATCGGGCGCAGCAATTACTACATCAACCTGGCTCTGAACCGGATCCTGCAGGGCCAGTACGAGGGCGGGACATGA
- a CDS encoding DUF4268 domain-containing protein, producing the protein MKIPLGKLERIPLRQAWAHEAGEFTPWLAQPDNLLLLAETLGLGELELAGTEHPVGDFKVDILCTDDGGKVIIENQLEKTNHTHLGQILTYAAGVGARKVIWLAESFRTEHVAALEFLNQHTTDELDFFAVEIELWRIGDSPMAPSFNVVVKPNDWAKTGQQNAKAAATTTPTKQRQLKFWTGWQAWLQAKGSTLRTQRPLPQHWTNIALGRTGIHLSATVNSRESRVGMEVYINHDNSKSIFKQLQARQAEIDAALGAHLEWMELPDWHVCRILQVRPASPLENEEQWPASTPGWSRRRCACPRSSGPWSGS; encoded by the coding sequence ATGAAAATTCCGCTCGGCAAACTCGAACGCATCCCCCTGCGCCAGGCCTGGGCCCATGAGGCCGGCGAGTTCACGCCCTGGCTGGCGCAGCCCGACAACCTCCTGCTGCTGGCCGAAACCTTGGGGCTTGGCGAACTGGAGCTGGCCGGCACCGAGCACCCCGTGGGCGACTTCAAGGTGGACATCCTCTGCACCGACGATGGCGGCAAGGTGATCATCGAAAACCAGCTCGAAAAAACCAACCACACCCACCTGGGCCAGATCCTGACCTATGCCGCAGGCGTCGGGGCGCGCAAGGTGATCTGGCTGGCCGAGTCCTTCCGCACCGAACATGTGGCCGCGCTGGAGTTCCTGAACCAGCACACCACCGACGAGCTGGACTTCTTCGCGGTCGAGATCGAGCTGTGGCGCATTGGCGATTCGCCCATGGCGCCCAGCTTCAACGTGGTCGTCAAGCCCAATGACTGGGCCAAGACGGGCCAGCAGAACGCCAAGGCGGCGGCCACCACCACACCCACCAAGCAGCGCCAGCTGAAGTTCTGGACGGGCTGGCAGGCCTGGCTGCAGGCCAAGGGCTCCACGCTGCGCACGCAAAGGCCCTTGCCGCAGCACTGGACCAACATCGCATTGGGCCGCACGGGCATACACCTCTCCGCCACCGTCAATTCGCGGGAGAGCCGCGTGGGCATGGAGGTGTACATCAATCACGACAATTCCAAGAGCATTTTCAAGCAGCTCCAGGCCCGCCAGGCGGAGATCGATGCTGCCTTGGGTGCCCATCTCGAATGGATGGAACTGCCCGACTGGCACGTTTGCCGCATCCTGCAGGTGCGGCCTGCATCGCCACTGGAAAACGAAGAGCAATGGCCCGCCTCTACGCCTGGCTGGAGCAGGCGGCGCTGCGCATGTCCCAGGTCTTCCGGCCCCTGGTCAGGGAGTTGA
- a CDS encoding restriction endonuclease subunit S produces MSSEWRTYRLQEVGRLVTGKTPKSGVPAFDGDDVPFVSPPDFTGSKWITKTVRSISEAGAQSVKGSLIPPRSVLVTCIGSDMGKAAIAASQCVTNQQINAILVDESRFCPEFVYYNLSLRKDEIRSLAGGSAQPILNKSAFGQIFLEAPCLEVQRTVSAALRPLDDRITLLRETNATLEAIAQALFKSWFVDFDPVRAKMAGRAPEGMDEATAALFPDALEETELGIVPKGWQVGVLDSIAALNPESWSTKHHPDRILYVDLANTKANQIEGITEFRFDDAPSRARRVLREGDVIVGTVRPGNGSFARISVDRAGLTGSTGFAVLRAHHLFDQALVYIAATREESIERLAHLADGGAYPAVRPEVVAGTPVVIAPRKVREAFGGVANHLLAQIGGNQEQSRYLGDIRDTLLPRLISGQLRLPEAHEFATELTAH; encoded by the coding sequence ATGAGTTCTGAGTGGAGAACTTATCGCCTTCAAGAAGTCGGGCGGCTAGTTACGGGAAAGACACCAAAGAGTGGTGTTCCCGCTTTCGATGGTGACGACGTGCCGTTTGTGTCTCCTCCCGACTTCACAGGGAGCAAGTGGATCACTAAGACCGTTCGCAGTATTTCCGAGGCTGGAGCGCAGTCAGTCAAAGGTAGCCTGATACCGCCTCGCAGCGTGTTGGTGACATGCATAGGCTCAGACATGGGTAAGGCCGCAATTGCTGCCTCTCAATGCGTTACCAATCAGCAGATCAATGCGATTTTGGTTGACGAATCGCGCTTCTGCCCTGAGTTTGTCTATTACAACCTGAGCCTGCGGAAGGATGAGATTCGCAGCCTTGCCGGTGGCTCCGCGCAGCCAATTCTGAACAAGTCAGCGTTTGGTCAAATTTTCCTCGAAGCGCCCTGCCTTGAGGTGCAGCGCACGGTGTCTGCAGCATTGCGTCCGCTCGACGACCGCATCACTCTCCTGCGCGAAACCAACGCCACTCTCGAAGCCATCGCCCAGGCCCTATTCAAGTCGTGGTTCGTCGATTTCGACCCCGTGCGCGCCAAGATGGCAGGCCGCGCCCCCGAAGGCATGGACGAGGCCACGGCCGCGCTGTTCCCTGATGCGTTGGAAGAGACGGAGTTGGGGATCGTGCCGAAGGGGTGGCAAGTTGGCGTACTGGATTCCATTGCCGCACTGAACCCTGAAAGCTGGAGTACGAAGCATCATCCCGACCGCATCTTGTACGTGGATCTTGCGAACACCAAAGCGAATCAGATCGAGGGTATTACAGAGTTCCGTTTCGACGATGCGCCCAGTCGTGCGCGCCGAGTGCTGCGTGAAGGCGATGTCATCGTTGGAACCGTTCGGCCTGGGAATGGGTCTTTTGCCCGCATTTCAGTGGACCGGGCTGGGCTTACAGGCAGCACGGGCTTTGCCGTTTTGCGAGCGCACCATCTCTTTGATCAGGCATTGGTCTACATCGCTGCGACCCGAGAGGAGTCCATCGAGCGTCTGGCCCATCTTGCCGATGGAGGTGCATATCCGGCGGTGAGGCCGGAAGTGGTTGCGGGGACCCCGGTCGTGATTGCGCCTAGAAAGGTGCGTGAAGCTTTCGGTGGCGTGGCTAACCATCTGCTTGCGCAGATAGGGGGCAATCAAGAGCAGTCCCGCTACTTGGGTGACATTCGAGACACCCTGCTCCCCCGCCTCATCTCCGGCCAACTCCGCCTCCCCGAAGCCCATGAATTTGCGACGGAGCTCACTGCCCACTGA
- a CDS encoding type I restriction-modification system subunit M produces the protein MLDDIKKTLWATADKLRANMDAAEYKHLVLGLIFLKYISDTFTARTAELAARLRDPDDEYFYGDASDEDIAAELEDRDYYTSANVFWVPEAARWEAIRAAAKQTTIGKHIDDALGLIEAENPKLKGILDKRYARAQLPGGKLGELVDLVSTIGFGTDPAVARDVLGQVYEYFLGMFASAEGKRGGQFYTPASIVKTLVAVLAPHHGKVYDPCCGSGGMFVQSEKFIEAHGGKLGDVSIYGQEANPTTWRLAAMNLAIRGIDFNLGREPADTFTHNQHPDLRADYILANPPFNISDWWHGSLAGDARWHYGDPPQGNANYAWLQHMLHHLKPTGRAGIVLANGSMSSSQNNEGVIRAAMVDADVVEVMVALPGQLFFNTQIPACLWFLSQRKKRKGEVLFIDARKLGKMISRVQAELDDAAIARIAETVAAWRGEVEAGATITTYADVPGFCRSVPLPEIAQHGHVLTPGRYVGAEAVENDDEAFAEKMQKLTEKLGEQMAKGAELDALIRQKLGGLGYEF, from the coding sequence ATGCTCGACGACATCAAGAAGACCCTCTGGGCCACCGCCGACAAGCTGCGCGCCAACATGGACGCTGCCGAATACAAGCACCTGGTGCTCGGCCTTATCTTCCTCAAGTACATCTCGGACACCTTCACCGCCCGCACCGCCGAACTGGCCGCGCGCCTGCGCGACCCCGACGACGAATACTTCTACGGCGATGCCAGCGACGAAGACATCGCCGCCGAGCTCGAAGACCGCGACTACTACACCTCGGCCAACGTGTTCTGGGTGCCCGAAGCCGCCCGCTGGGAGGCCATCCGCGCCGCAGCCAAGCAGACCACCATCGGCAAACACATCGATGACGCCCTGGGTCTGATCGAAGCCGAGAACCCCAAGCTCAAGGGCATCCTCGACAAACGCTATGCCCGCGCGCAATTGCCCGGCGGCAAGCTGGGCGAACTGGTGGACCTGGTCTCGACCATCGGCTTCGGCACCGACCCCGCCGTGGCCCGCGACGTGCTGGGCCAGGTGTACGAATACTTTCTGGGCATGTTCGCCAGCGCCGAAGGCAAGCGGGGCGGGCAGTTCTACACGCCCGCCAGCATCGTCAAGACCCTGGTGGCCGTGCTGGCCCCGCACCACGGCAAGGTGTACGACCCCTGCTGCGGCTCGGGCGGCATGTTCGTGCAGTCCGAGAAATTCATCGAAGCCCACGGCGGCAAGCTGGGCGACGTGTCCATCTACGGGCAGGAGGCCAACCCCACCACCTGGCGCCTGGCCGCCATGAACCTGGCCATCCGCGGCATCGACTTCAACCTGGGAAGAGAGCCCGCCGACACCTTCACCCACAACCAGCACCCCGACCTGCGGGCCGACTACATCCTGGCCAACCCGCCGTTCAACATCAGCGACTGGTGGCATGGCAGCCTGGCAGGCGATGCCCGCTGGCACTACGGCGACCCGCCGCAAGGCAACGCCAACTACGCGTGGCTGCAGCACATGCTGCACCACCTCAAGCCCACGGGCCGTGCCGGCATTGTGCTGGCCAATGGCTCGATGTCCAGCAGCCAGAACAACGAAGGCGTGATCCGCGCCGCCATGGTCGATGCCGACGTGGTGGAGGTGATGGTCGCCCTGCCGGGGCAGTTGTTCTTCAACACCCAGATCCCGGCCTGCCTGTGGTTCCTTAGCCAAAGAAAGAAGCGCAAGGGCGAGGTGCTGTTCATCGACGCCCGCAAGCTCGGCAAGATGATTTCACGCGTGCAGGCCGAGCTGGACGATGCGGCAATAGCCCGCATTGCTGAGACCGTGGCTGCCTGGCGTGGCGAGGTGGAGGCGGGCGCCACCATCACCACCTATGCAGACGTACCGGGCTTCTGCCGCAGCGTGCCGTTGCCTGAGATTGCGCAGCACGGCCATGTGCTGACCCCGGGCCGCTACGTGGGCGCCGAAGCCGTGGAAAACGACGATGAGGCCTTTGCCGAGAAGATGCAGAAGCTCACCGAGAAGCTGGGCGAGCAGATGGCCAAGGGCGCGGAGCTGGATGCGCTGATTCGGCAGAAGCTAGGGGGGCTGGGGTATGAGTTCTGA
- a CDS encoding LysR family transcriptional regulator has translation MASPYPLLPDLPVTQVRHFLLVAEHGGFQAAADKAFRTQPAITKSIQALEERLGGALLEPGRRSVLTPLGRQCLPFLRELVLHHDRTAAAVSAFVRKDRGTLTVAAIAAVAGNWLPGLVSGYLRDHPGVAVRLLDDNSRNVERMVRDGEVDFGVGSLVSEAPEIAFEPLVDDAFGLVCSRRHPLARRRQLRWDELQGLPLLGTTAHHQLAAWPEEARWLQAPVMQVSTMLTMLALLDANVGVTVLARLGVPAMLADRLAFVPLVAPRRERRLGILRLAGQSLSPAAQAMRERLLAHAEALRAV, from the coding sequence ATGGCTTCTCCGTACCCGCTGCTGCCCGACCTGCCGGTCACCCAGGTGCGCCATTTCCTGCTCGTGGCCGAGCATGGCGGCTTCCAGGCGGCGGCGGACAAGGCCTTCCGCACGCAGCCGGCCATCACCAAGTCCATCCAGGCGCTGGAGGAGCGCCTGGGCGGCGCGCTGCTGGAGCCGGGCCGGCGCTCGGTACTGACGCCCCTGGGCCGCCAGTGCCTGCCCTTCCTGCGCGAACTGGTGCTCCACCACGACCGCACGGCCGCGGCGGTGTCGGCCTTCGTGCGCAAGGACCGGGGCACGCTCACCGTGGCGGCCATCGCCGCCGTGGCCGGCAACTGGCTGCCGGGCCTGGTGAGCGGCTACCTGCGGGACCATCCGGGCGTGGCCGTGCGCCTGCTGGACGACAACTCGCGCAACGTGGAGCGCATGGTGCGGGATGGCGAGGTGGATTTCGGCGTGGGCAGCCTGGTGTCGGAAGCACCGGAGATCGCGTTCGAGCCGCTGGTGGACGATGCCTTCGGCCTGGTGTGCAGCCGCCGCCACCCGCTGGCGCGGCGCCGCCAGCTGCGCTGGGACGAACTGCAGGGCCTGCCCCTGCTGGGCACCACCGCCCACCACCAGCTGGCCGCCTGGCCGGAGGAGGCCCGCTGGCTGCAGGCGCCGGTGATGCAGGTCAGCACCATGCTGACCATGCTGGCGCTGCTCGACGCCAACGTGGGCGTGACCGTGCTGGCCCGCCTGGGCGTGCCGGCCATGCTGGCCGACCGGCTGGCCTTCGTGCCCCTGGTGGCGCCCCGGCGCGAGCGGCGGCTGGGCATCCTGCGCCTGGCGGGCCAGTCGCTCAGCCCGGCCGCGCAGGCGATGCGCGAGCGGTTGCTGGCGCATGCGGAGGCCCTGCGGGCGGTCTGA
- a CDS encoding alpha/beta fold hydrolase produces the protein MPPLPVSRPHPIDAPGAPPLPPAAMDAVDWCALRGPLLVALPGAGCSPAVFGRLHAPGWTVQPVDWAEPPRSPHSCEPRAVARRLADALRPRVQDGDAGPVVLLGYSVGGVLALLTALQPGLPVAGVVAGNTGAHSSRHGDPGFARRVREGWTAEARRDFLRTCFARTPPAMLFAQLCAYLDSLAPEALLQSVEGLRAVDLRPLLPSLHCPALVLHGERDVRRSVADAEELAACLPSAQLRLLPGGHTPMVDCLPQYLQALHPFLAALAHQPAQA, from the coding sequence ATGCCCCCGCTTCCCGTGTCCCGCCCCCACCCCATCGATGCCCCCGGAGCGCCGCCCCTTCCGCCCGCGGCCATGGATGCGGTGGACTGGTGCGCGCTGCGCGGGCCGCTGCTCGTGGCCCTGCCCGGCGCCGGCTGCTCGCCCGCCGTGTTCGGGCGCCTGCACGCTCCGGGCTGGACCGTGCAGCCCGTGGACTGGGCCGAACCGCCCCGCAGTCCGCATTCCTGCGAACCGCGCGCAGTGGCGCGGCGCCTGGCCGACGCCCTGCGCCCGCGCGTGCAGGACGGGGATGCCGGGCCGGTGGTCCTGCTGGGCTATTCCGTGGGCGGGGTGCTGGCCCTGCTGACCGCGCTGCAGCCCGGGCTGCCGGTGGCGGGCGTGGTGGCGGGCAATACCGGCGCGCACAGCAGCCGCCATGGCGACCCAGGCTTCGCCCGCCGGGTGCGCGAAGGCTGGACCGCGGAGGCCCGGCGGGATTTCCTGCGCACCTGCTTCGCCCGCACGCCGCCGGCCATGCTTTTCGCGCAGTTGTGCGCCTATCTGGACAGCCTGGCGCCCGAGGCGCTGCTGCAGAGCGTCGAGGGCCTGCGCGCCGTGGACCTGCGTCCCCTGCTGCCCTCGCTGCACTGCCCGGCACTCGTGTTGCACGGGGAACGGGACGTGCGCCGCAGCGTGGCCGATGCCGAGGAACTGGCGGCTTGCCTGCCCTCGGCGCAGTTGCGGTTGCTGCCTGGCGGCCACACACCCATGGTGGACTGCCTGCCGCAGTACCTGCAGGCACTCCACCCGTTCCTGGCCGCGCTCGCCCACCAGCCGGCACAGGCGTGA
- a CDS encoding Bug family tripartite tricarboxylate transporter substrate binding protein, producing MRRTAPHTPPLPRRRALLRGLACLPLAPLALPAARAADAPWPGGRPISLIVPSAAGGAADFVARTFASHVPRTLPQANVVVDNRPGAAGILGALAAKAAPPDGYTFLLTSNSTHAANVSLYRNLRYDPLKDFVQVGMFGRFSSVLLVRSDAPYRSLEELVAAARARPGTLNYGYYSSSSQVPAELLRVLAHLRYQGVSYKSVTQILTDLIGGQLDFVFIDTLSAAPALQNDRLRPIAVTSPRPLPSLPQVPPASAAVPGLELQGWFGLAAPAGTPAAAVEGMGRALQQAMADPSVQQAYAARGFENAWRSGPDLQRFIQEDIRRWAQWVEMAGIERM from the coding sequence ATGCGCCGTACCGCCCCTCACACCCCGCCGCTGCCCCGGCGCCGCGCCCTGCTGCGCGGCCTGGCCTGCCTGCCGCTCGCCCCGCTGGCCCTGCCCGCCGCCCGCGCGGCGGACGCCCCGTGGCCGGGCGGCCGCCCCATCAGCCTGATCGTGCCCTCCGCGGCGGGCGGTGCGGCAGACTTCGTGGCGCGCACCTTCGCCAGCCACGTGCCCCGCACCCTGCCGCAGGCCAACGTGGTGGTGGACAACCGCCCGGGTGCCGCAGGCATCCTGGGCGCGCTGGCCGCCAAGGCCGCGCCGCCGGACGGCTACACCTTCCTGCTCACCAGCAATTCCACGCACGCTGCCAACGTCAGCCTGTACCGCAACCTGCGCTACGACCCGCTGAAGGACTTCGTGCAGGTGGGCATGTTCGGCCGCTTCAGCTCCGTGCTGCTGGTGCGCTCCGACGCGCCCTACCGCAGCCTCGAGGAGTTGGTGGCGGCGGCGCGCGCCCGCCCCGGCACGCTGAACTACGGCTACTACAGCTCTTCCTCCCAGGTACCGGCCGAACTGCTGCGCGTGCTCGCCCATCTGCGCTACCAGGGGGTTTCGTACAAGTCGGTAACGCAGATCCTGACGGACCTCATCGGCGGGCAGCTGGATTTCGTGTTCATCGACACGCTCTCGGCCGCACCCGCGCTGCAGAACGACCGGCTGCGCCCGATCGCCGTCACCAGCCCCCGGCCGCTGCCGTCGCTGCCCCAGGTGCCGCCCGCCAGCGCCGCCGTGCCCGGCCTGGAGTTGCAGGGCTGGTTCGGCCTGGCCGCGCCGGCCGGCACGCCGGCCGCGGCCGTCGAGGGCATGGGCCGCGCGCTGCAGCAGGCCATGGCCGACCCCTCGGTGCAGCAGGCCTACGCCGCGCGTGGCTTCGAGAACGCATGGCGCTCCGGGCCGGACCTGCAGCGATTCATCCAGGAAGACATCCGCCGCTGGGCGCAGTGGGTGGAGATGGCGGGGATCGAACGCATGTAG
- a CDS encoding MarR family winged helix-turn-helix transcriptional regulator, giving the protein MSTPPALVEELRAASRALVRALGFMGGDFAGTDLSPSAVHALIEIGQDGGRLTARDLGERLRLEKSSVSRMLRKLVASGDVRETAGAQDGRVKQLALTARGRRRVADIHAFARAQVVGALGHLGPGEDRAVLEGVRLYAAALARVGQDGREEAPRPPQPPHPRPAVALCSGYRPGLIARVTEMHALFYAREAGFGQRFESVVAGGLAEFCGRLDTQDPSPNAVWTAEVDGRIAGSVAIDGEDLGPGTAHLRWFIVDDGVRGGGVGRQLLAAALAFVDARPAFAETHLWTFSGLHAARRLYEAQGFTCVEERPGSQWGREVLEQRFVRRRA; this is encoded by the coding sequence ATGTCCACCCCTCCCGCACTGGTCGAAGAACTCCGCGCCGCATCCCGCGCCCTGGTGCGTGCCCTCGGTTTCATGGGGGGCGATTTCGCGGGCACCGATCTCTCGCCTTCCGCGGTGCACGCCCTGATCGAGATCGGGCAGGACGGCGGACGGCTGACGGCGCGCGACCTGGGCGAGCGCCTGCGGCTGGAGAAATCCAGCGTGAGCCGCATGCTGCGCAAGCTGGTGGCCTCGGGCGACGTGCGGGAAACGGCCGGTGCGCAGGACGGGCGCGTGAAGCAACTGGCGCTGACCGCGCGCGGCCGGCGACGGGTGGCGGACATCCACGCGTTCGCGCGGGCACAGGTAGTCGGCGCCCTGGGGCACCTGGGGCCGGGGGAGGACCGCGCCGTGCTCGAAGGCGTGCGCCTGTATGCCGCCGCGCTGGCCCGGGTGGGCCAGGACGGGCGCGAAGAGGCCCCTCGGCCTCCACAGCCACCGCATCCACGGCCCGCGGTGGCCTTGTGCTCGGGCTACCGCCCCGGGTTGATCGCCCGTGTCACCGAAATGCATGCGCTCTTCTATGCGCGCGAGGCGGGTTTCGGCCAGCGGTTCGAATCCGTGGTGGCGGGCGGCCTGGCGGAGTTCTGCGGCCGGCTGGACACCCAGGATCCATCCCCCAACGCCGTGTGGACGGCGGAGGTGGACGGACGGATCGCCGGCTCGGTGGCCATCGACGGCGAAGACCTCGGCCCGGGCACTGCCCACTTGCGCTGGTTCATCGTGGATGACGGGGTGCGCGGCGGTGGCGTCGGCCGCCAGTTGCTGGCGGCCGCCCTCGCGTTCGTGGACGCCCGGCCGGCCTTCGCCGAAACGCACCTGTGGACCTTCAGCGGCCTGCACGCTGCACGCCGCCTGTACGAGGCGCAGGGTTTCACCTGCGTGGAGGAGCGTCCGGGAAGCCAGTGGGGGCGGGAAGTGCTGGAGCAGCGCTTCGTGCGGCGGCGCGCCTAG